The proteins below come from a single Panicum hallii strain FIL2 chromosome 7, PHallii_v3.1, whole genome shotgun sequence genomic window:
- the LOC112901723 gene encoding putative protein Brevis radix-like 5: MHACFHVAGGGSRVAKSIGIIAKSMKALSLTKVRAASGGDDQERAPRRQRRRRQHRRRSHDAEEPRDKDAAAASSSSASSSAKIAPAQPHEADAGDHHTDRLHAGEEQREHGGARHEHCDKCCSPLDAGGGGSGGRAGDEEEAAAGVADSDREWAAEPEPGVLMTLVSRGDGTNHLRRIRFSEEYFGDAWAAQSWWADNCDRIVELYSVVVQPEHPSHGDEDDDDPAAPVTPCQSEDDDHQHSDGIGELEYSASASGGSTSNFSGPSSGSGSGSANKVDSPILGLVTEADSFTRAAQTKHSYKTTRQGQ, encoded by the exons ATGCACGCGTGCTTCCATGTCgctggcggcggcagcagggtcGCCAAGTCCATCGGCATCATCGCCAAGAGC ATGAAGGCCCTGTCACTCACCAAGGTgagggcggcgagcggcggtgacgACCAAGAGCGGGCGCCGcggcgacagcggcggcggcggcagcaccgGCGGCGTTCCCACGACGCCGAGGAGCCGCGGGACAAggacgccgccgcggcgtcgtcgtcgtccgcgTCCTCGTCCGCCAAGATCGCGCCGGCGCAGCCGCACGAAGCCGACGCCGGCGATCACCACACGGATCGCCTCCACGCGGGCGAGGAGCAGCGGGAGCATGGAGGGGCGAGGCACGAGCACTGCGACAAGTGCTGCTCTCCCttggacgccggcggcggcggcagcggcggccgcgCTGGGGACGAGGAGGAGGCTGCCGCGGGCGTGGCGGACAGCGACCGGGAGTGGGCGGCGGAGCCGGAGCCCGGGGTGCTCATGACGCTGGTGTCGCGCGGCGACGGCAccaaccacctccgccgcatCCGCTTCAGCGAGGAGTACTTCGGCGACGCCTGGGCGGCGCAGAGCTGGTGGGCCGACAACTGCGACCGCATCGTCGAGCTCTACAGCGTCGTCGTCCAGCCCGAGCACCCCTCGCACGgcgacgaggacgacgacgatccGGCAGCCCCCGTCACCCCGTGCCAATCCGAGGACGACGACCACCAACATTCG GATGGGATCGGGGAGCTGGAGTACTCGGCGTCGGCGTCCGGAGGGTCCACCTCCAACTTCTCCGGGCCGtccagcggcagcggcagcgggtCGGCCAACAAGGTGGACTCCCCAATCCTCGGGCTCGTCACCGAGGCCGACAGCTTCACAAGGGCAGCCCAGACGAAGCACAGCTACAAAACAACGAGACAAGGACAGTGA
- the LOC112899714 gene encoding polygalacturonase inhibitor-like, whose product MDATHLLILFLLSSQLITMSLSSQSPQGNSDPDLPTLLKIKTQFGNPAALAEWQPGTDHCGWPYAYCNQYRRVVALFLENVSITSTLPPAIGELDQLRTINIVNIPGLHGPIPDSLGKLAHLSILNVMVTSVSGSIPASLSRTNLSSVSFFGNKLTGRIPTSLEKLPHLTFFDAANNDLVGTIPPRLVHGGTPDRPLGLKLSNNRLSGTIPWLYGIERYIMEFKVANNQLAGDASFLFGRRKTVDDLDLSGNRLRFNLTGLEMPRDLLFLNLSHNRIYGGVPASLLESRVVTLDLSYNELCGEIPAGGRMGWFKAEAYGHNKCLCGTPLPPCASGHLNRACHGPWLYSACSRRAGSNCVSMSLASFYFWSKPSVFLLLLFFLVLYPLLTSIHSFESFQTDKPFCI is encoded by the coding sequence ATGGACGCCACCCACCTACTCATCCTCTTCCTCCTATCTTCCCAACTGATCACCATGTCGCTGTCGTCCCAGTCTCCGCAGGGAAACAGCGACCCTGACCTCCCGAcgctgctcaagatcaagacGCAGTTCGGCAACCCGGCCGCGCTCGCGGAGTGGCAGCCCGGCACGGACCACTGCGGCTGGCCGTACGCCTACTGCAACCAGTACCGCCGCGTCGTCGCGCTCTTCCTCGAGAACGTTAGCATCACGTCCACGCTGCCGCCGGCCATCGGCGAGCTCGACCAGCTGCGCACCATCAACATCGTCAACATCCCGGGGCTGCACGGCCCCATCCCGGACTCCCTCGGCAAGCTCGCGCACCTCTCCATCCTCAACGTCATGGTCACCTCCGTCTCGGGCTCCATCCCGGCGTCCCTCTCCCGCACCAACCTCTCCTCTGTCAGCTTCTTCGGGAACAAGCTCACCGGCAGGATCCCCACGTCGCTGGAGAAGCTGCCGCACCTGACCTTCTTCGACGCCGCGAACAACGACCTCGTCGGGACGATCCCGCCGCGGCTCGTGCACGGCGGCACGCCCGACCGGCCGCTGGGCCTGAAGCTGTCGAACAACCGGCTGTCCGGGACCATCCCCTGGCTCTACGGGATCGAGAGGTACATCATGGAGTTCAAGGTCGCGAACAACCAGCTCGCCGGCGACGCGTCGTTCCTGTTCGGGCGGCGCAAGACGGTGGATGACCTCGACCTGTCCGGGAACCGGCTGAGGTTCAACCTGACCGGGCTGGAGATGCCCAGGGACCTTCTGTTCCTGAACCTGAGCCACAACCGGATCTACGGCGGCGTGCCGGCGTCGCTGCTGGAGTCGAGGGTGGTGACGCTGGACCTCAGCTACAACGAGCTCTGCGGGGAGATACCCGCCGGCGGGCGGATGGGGTGGTTCAAGGCGGAGGCGTACGGCCACAACAAGTGCCTCTGCGGGACGCCGCTGCCGCCGTGCGCGAGCGGCCATCTGAACCGAGCTTGTCATGGACCATGGTTATACAGCGCGTGTTCGCGCCGTGCAGGGAGTAATTGTGTTTCCATGAGCTTGGCTTCCTTTTATTTTTGGTCCAAGCCCAGCGTCTTccttttattattattttttttggTCTTGTATCCGTTGCTGACGAGTATTCACTCCTTTGAGTCCTTTCAAACAGATAAACCGTTTTGTATTTAG